One part of the Flavobacterium johnsoniae UW101 genome encodes these proteins:
- a CDS encoding DUF262 domain-containing protein, whose translation MMKNYSFFELINQYIIEIPIIQRDYAQGREQENVTYIREKFVSNLVSSIIKGEPIHLGFIYGKVEGKDELEKMKLHSEAVEKLLSTVKQYANQFNINVDSTISTEVITLKNTLRFIPLDGQQRLTTLFLLYWYINMRKGNGHGNWLTNFKYNNRKSALAFFDELSSNDNILKIRSDIDSKNKINIKDQISKYIWYLSKWDYDATVNGAIVMLEQIHKEFSKSPELNFKEIELKTLSFTFDFFDLHELNQSDELYIKMNERGKQLTDFEHFKAWLQNFTEKKYDSGEQKIFLRDFWVKIDTIWLDFFWKNLDVDYTGLDDLYFNFLKTMALNYHLGSGKEREIPDFLKSLVQDIRNTDSYDREKVQYIPISKFLSKIKREDHNDFLFELFSYEALEFITDAFNALFKLSENMEFTVAITEVTTKPFASNSILNAYIKKSSFTLNLWDHAMYYAIIKYFQKVQSCKITHLKNWLRILRNIIYNTYIQNPENLYIALNTIDNLFNEHFLDSVLLSDIINADNFELRFFNQNQLNEEKTKGRLLKNEQWHSCIDKLEKHPYFYGQINFIFNLCQSDGGDNYNYEQFESYSKVLYLLFEKDTEEFLLQRALLSLGDYLIKVNSNWTFCKTDTDSLRSRNENWRRVFIQDDKLKILELLILEIIKRENIRLDFNSILIDIINSHQYNIDQWEYYFVESAYPLQQSKLMEIRWNNNDDIRLLPAKTIIGYHLELRTIFLLKFIYKKLINIEPFEKIEFLWDKGSTGHPGISITGYEFSNKTYRLDIRYSLNKNIYDFCFYNEADIIRNRLANQLIVNNLTDYNYDDNFKHYFKQIHFSNIVQEIQTLCTNLKTIS comes from the coding sequence ATGATGAAGAATTATTCTTTTTTTGAACTAATTAATCAGTATATTATAGAAATTCCTATAATACAAAGAGATTACGCCCAAGGTAGAGAGCAAGAAAATGTTACTTACATTCGAGAAAAATTTGTCTCCAATTTAGTTAGCAGTATAATAAAAGGAGAGCCTATACATTTAGGTTTTATTTATGGAAAGGTTGAAGGTAAAGATGAGCTTGAGAAAATGAAATTGCATTCAGAAGCTGTCGAAAAACTTTTAAGTACTGTAAAACAATATGCCAATCAATTTAACATTAATGTAGACTCAACAATTAGCACCGAAGTAATTACTTTAAAAAATACTTTACGTTTTATTCCGTTAGACGGACAGCAAAGATTAACCACTTTATTTCTACTATATTGGTACATCAATATGCGAAAAGGAAATGGTCATGGTAATTGGTTAACCAATTTTAAATACAACAATCGAAAATCAGCATTGGCTTTTTTTGATGAGTTATCTAGTAATGATAATATTCTTAAAATCCGAAGTGATATTGATAGTAAAAATAAAATAAATATAAAAGATCAAATAAGTAAGTATATCTGGTATTTATCTAAATGGGATTACGACGCAACAGTTAACGGTGCGATTGTAATGCTAGAGCAAATACACAAAGAATTTTCTAAATCACCAGAACTAAACTTTAAAGAAATAGAATTAAAAACACTTTCATTTACGTTTGATTTTTTTGATTTGCATGAACTGAATCAATCAGATGAGTTATATATAAAAATGAATGAAAGAGGAAAACAATTGACCGATTTTGAGCATTTCAAAGCTTGGTTGCAAAATTTTACTGAGAAAAAATATGATTCTGGAGAACAAAAGATTTTTTTAAGAGATTTTTGGGTAAAGATTGATACTATTTGGTTAGATTTTTTTTGGAAAAATTTAGATGTTGACTACACAGGGCTTGATGATTTATATTTCAATTTTTTGAAGACAATGGCATTAAACTATCATTTAGGCAGTGGCAAAGAAAGAGAAATACCTGATTTTTTAAAAAGTCTTGTCCAAGATATACGAAATACTGATTCTTATGATAGAGAAAAAGTGCAATATATTCCTATTAGTAAATTTTTAAGTAAAATAAAACGAGAAGATCACAATGACTTTTTATTTGAATTATTTTCTTACGAAGCTTTAGAATTTATTACTGATGCTTTTAATGCTTTGTTTAAGCTAAGTGAGAATATGGAATTTACAGTTGCAATAACTGAAGTAACAACAAAACCTTTTGCTTCGAATTCTATCCTAAATGCTTACATAAAGAAGAGTTCCTTTACATTGAACTTATGGGATCACGCAATGTATTATGCTATTATAAAATATTTTCAAAAAGTTCAATCATGTAAAATTACTCATTTAAAAAATTGGTTGCGAATTTTAAGAAATATAATTTATAATACTTACATCCAAAATCCCGAAAACCTATATATAGCCTTGAATACCATTGACAATTTGTTTAATGAACATTTTTTAGACTCAGTTTTACTTAGTGATATAATAAATGCTGACAACTTTGAATTAAGGTTTTTCAATCAAAACCAACTTAATGAGGAAAAGACTAAAGGTCGTTTACTTAAAAATGAACAATGGCATTCTTGTATTGACAAGCTGGAAAAACACCCATATTTTTACGGACAAATTAATTTTATTTTTAATTTGTGTCAATCTGACGGAGGTGATAACTATAACTATGAGCAATTTGAAAGTTATTCTAAAGTATTATATTTATTATTTGAAAAAGATACCGAAGAATTTTTGTTACAAAGGGCTTTGTTATCTCTAGGAGATTATTTGATAAAAGTTAATTCAAATTGGACGTTCTGTAAAACTGATACAGATTCTTTGCGTAGTAGAAATGAAAACTGGAGAAGAGTTTTTATACAAGATGATAAATTAAAAATATTAGAACTTCTAATCTTAGAAATTATCAAGAGAGAAAATATACGTTTAGATTTCAATTCTATTTTAATAGATATTATAAATTCTCACCAATACAATATTGATCAATGGGAATATTACTTTGTTGAATCTGCCTACCCGTTGCAGCAATCTAAATTGATGGAGATTAGATGGAACAATAATGATGATATACGATTGCTACCTGCAAAAACAATAATCGGTTATCATTTAGAACTTAGAACTATTTTTTTATTAAAATTTATATATAAGAAATTAATAAATATTGAGCCATTTGAAAAAATCGAGTTCCTTTGGGACAAAGGTAGCACTGGGCATCCAGGTATCTCAATAACTGGATATGAATTTAGCAATAAAACATATAGACTAGATATTAGGTATTCTCTTAATAAAAACATTTATGACTTTTGTTTTTATAATGAAGCAGACATAATTAGAAATAGATTAGCAAATCAACTGATAGTAAATAATCTGACTGATTATAATTATGATGATAACTTTAAACATTATTTTAAACAAATCCATTTCAGCAACATTGTGCAAGAAATTCAAACATTATGCACTAATCTGAAAACAATATCATAA
- a CDS encoding DUF262 domain-containing protein: protein MEEIKNDSLNNRISNTKESLKFIYQLEGLTFTIDKYQRGYRWGIREIHSLLNDIITFNSSKESFYCLQPLVLKKKEETIYELIDGQQRSTTIYLILKYLLNSDFFNLKYETRGNKDGVNRFLGQLNNYNILDFIEISEEQLDREISDYWKKNFINTYGITDSVDNFYFFKAYCIIKRWFCIAEERKEVVHRNLLYRTKVIWYTEKSTTDNATNTFINFNDGKINLDQAELIKGLYVLELNSISDATRKAYEENQFADEWNAIEHHLKIPSFWSFINSEKDNREIANKITLLLQLEKGKGKKTEDLFYTYREYEKAFNSDKKPEWRNLSSLYSQLEEWFNNRETYHLLGALVHLTNKSVHDIIVKYKEKSNKEELNNYLRQILVEEFFQDEKSFKSKYNPDEIKYGKYSVFQILLIYNIAVAQLTDKYYKFPFDLFKKVKLWNIEHIYAKNSKGFENLDDLNDWYNELQEITQDLELNAEYLKLWAEIDLSDLAKTNTVVKNIESQLLEIFDKDSISNLCLLDNLTNIRVGNKVFRKKREMVLGINNLIDDGAYIPLATKMVFQKAMTPSDKITMNYWNTMDREAYVEDIKNKIKQFLGVPL from the coding sequence GTGGAGGAAATAAAAAATGATTCACTAAATAACAGAATTAGTAATACTAAAGAATCTCTAAAATTTATTTATCAGCTAGAAGGGCTAACTTTTACGATTGATAAATATCAACGAGGTTACCGCTGGGGAATTAGAGAAATTCATTCATTATTAAATGACATAATTACTTTTAATTCTAGTAAAGAAAGCTTCTATTGCCTACAACCGCTTGTTTTAAAAAAAAAGGAGGAAACTATTTATGAATTAATTGATGGTCAACAACGCTCAACGACAATCTATCTTATTTTAAAATATTTGCTTAATAGCGACTTCTTTAATTTAAAATACGAGACAAGAGGTAACAAAGATGGTGTAAATAGGTTTCTAGGACAATTAAATAATTACAACATCCTCGATTTTATTGAAATTAGCGAGGAGCAGCTTGATCGTGAAATATCAGATTACTGGAAAAAAAATTTTATTAATACATATGGGATAACTGACAGTGTTGATAATTTCTACTTTTTTAAGGCATACTGTATAATAAAGCGATGGTTTTGTATTGCTGAGGAAAGAAAAGAAGTTGTACATAGAAACCTCCTGTATAGGACCAAAGTAATATGGTATACAGAAAAAAGCACGACAGATAATGCTACCAACACATTTATAAATTTTAATGATGGAAAGATTAACCTTGATCAGGCAGAATTAATCAAGGGACTATATGTACTTGAATTAAATAGCATATCAGATGCTACTCGTAAAGCATACGAAGAAAATCAATTTGCAGATGAATGGAATGCAATTGAACATCATTTAAAAATACCTTCTTTTTGGAGTTTTATAAATAGTGAAAAGGATAATAGGGAAATAGCAAATAAAATTACTCTCTTATTACAACTTGAAAAAGGTAAAGGCAAAAAAACAGAAGATCTTTTTTACACCTATCGTGAATATGAAAAAGCTTTTAATTCTGACAAAAAGCCTGAATGGAGAAATCTTTCTTCTCTTTATAGCCAATTGGAAGAATGGTTTAACAATAGAGAAACCTATCATTTATTAGGCGCATTAGTTCATCTCACCAACAAATCTGTTCATGATATTATTGTAAAGTATAAAGAGAAATCAAACAAAGAAGAATTAAATAATTATTTAAGACAAATTCTGGTAGAGGAGTTTTTTCAAGACGAAAAAAGTTTCAAAAGCAAATACAATCCTGACGAAATAAAGTATGGTAAATATAGCGTATTTCAAATTTTACTAATATATAATATAGCTGTTGCACAACTAACAGACAAATATTATAAATTTCCATTCGATTTATTTAAGAAAGTCAAGCTATGGAATATCGAACATATCTATGCTAAGAATTCAAAAGGCTTCGAAAATCTTGACGATTTAAATGACTGGTATAATGAACTTCAAGAGATAACACAAGATTTAGAATTAAATGCAGAATATCTAAAATTATGGGCGGAAATTGACCTATCAGACTTAGCTAAAACAAATACTGTCGTGAAAAATATCGAGAGTCAATTACTTGAAATATTTGACAAAGACAGTATTTCAAATCTATGCCTTTTGGATAATTTGACAAATATTAGAGTTGGTAACAAGGTCTTTAGAAAAAAACGCGAAATGGTACTTGGAATCAATAACTTAATTGACGACGGAGCCTATATTCCTTTAGCTACAAAAATGGTATTCCAAAAAGCAATGACTCCTTCAGATAAAATTACCATGAACTACTGGAATACTATGGATAGAGAAGCATATGTGGAAGATATAAAAAATAAAATAAAACAATTTTTAGGTGTACCGCTATGA
- a CDS encoding type I restriction endonuclease subunit R, whose product MRNNQTKEIAFEKCIETVLLATGYKTIASSSYDKDKAIFPETTLAFIQKTQPKTWEKLQSILGDNTGNQIFYDLTKWIELHGILSTLRHGFKCYGKQLQLAYFKPSHSMNEEVLERYHKNIFGITRQLYYSNRNQNSIDVVLSVNGIPLVTLELKNQLSHQNITHAKKQYSNDRDPRELLFEFKKRTLVHFVVDTDVVEMTTRLAKEATYFLPFNKGNEGGAGNPVDILGLSYKTSYLWKEVLQKDSLMDILGKFIHLQVEERITDEGRKIKKETMIFPRYHQLQAVRSMIETALKDDVGTNYLIEHSAGSGKSNTIAWAAHRLSSLHKTDNTRLFDSVVVITDRLVLDRQLQDTIYQFEHKKGVVLKIDKDSKQLAEALENGVPIIITTLQKFPFVTDQLRKLAEERGEETIGLLKTKNYAILVDEAHSSQSGETAADLKEVLGGEALAQEAQEKAQEEEAYGLEALYRNMAKRGHQKNISFFAFTATPKHKTIKLFATNGEPLHKYTMHQAIEEGFILDVLENYTSYATFYKLIKASEEDPKVERKKAARALGRFMRLHPHNIAQKTEVMVEHFYQSTRHKIGGKAKAMVVTGSRLEAVRYKQSFDEVIKAKGYNIKSLVAFSGEVKDDKLPDTLYTEVEMNKGIKEKELPEHFATPEYSILLVADKYQTGFDQPLLHTMYVDKRLSGIQSVQTLSRLNRTHPLKEDTFVLDFVNDREEIQAAFKTYYEGAVLGQEADPNNLYRIQQELLLEDIFTYDDINHFTEIYFKPKEKQSNKDHENMNHILDIPVENFRHFLQEQKEEAELWRGKITAYKNLYAFLSQIIPYQDSDLEKLFIFLRHLSNKLPKRNTGAGYNFDDTVRLEYYRLQKISEGSISLKTPKQYQLDGPTDVATGMVREEYTPISRIVDVVNERYGTDFTQSDQYFFDQIIESAIENDDIVQAAQSNPQDKFTLMFKNVLQQLFLERIDQNEDIFARYMEEKDFNKTVTGLLAKEAFNKINKLHNE is encoded by the coding sequence ATGAGAAATAACCAAACTAAAGAAATAGCTTTTGAAAAGTGTATAGAAACCGTATTGCTTGCCACAGGTTACAAAACTATAGCTAGTAGCAGTTATGACAAAGACAAAGCTATTTTTCCTGAAACTACACTTGCTTTTATACAAAAGACCCAGCCTAAAACGTGGGAGAAATTGCAATCTATTTTAGGGGACAACACAGGGAATCAAATTTTTTATGATTTAACAAAATGGATTGAGCTTCACGGCATTTTGTCCACCTTACGTCACGGTTTTAAATGTTATGGTAAACAATTGCAGTTGGCTTATTTTAAACCTTCGCATTCTATGAATGAAGAAGTTTTAGAACGTTATCATAAAAATATATTCGGGATTACGCGTCAGCTCTATTATAGTAATCGCAATCAAAATTCAATCGATGTCGTTTTAAGTGTAAACGGTATTCCTCTGGTAACCTTAGAACTTAAAAATCAACTATCACATCAAAACATTACCCACGCCAAAAAGCAATATTCCAACGATCGTGATCCGCGTGAGCTATTGTTTGAATTTAAAAAAAGAACATTGGTTCATTTTGTGGTAGATACCGATGTGGTCGAAATGACGACTCGTTTAGCCAAAGAAGCCACTTATTTTCTTCCTTTTAATAAAGGAAACGAAGGTGGTGCTGGCAATCCTGTAGATATACTAGGATTGAGTTATAAAACATCCTACCTCTGGAAAGAAGTCTTGCAAAAAGATAGTCTAATGGATATTTTAGGTAAGTTTATTCATTTACAAGTAGAGGAAAGAATCACTGATGAAGGGAGAAAAATAAAAAAAGAAACAATGATTTTCCCTCGTTATCATCAGTTACAAGCTGTTCGCAGTATGATTGAAACGGCATTAAAGGATGATGTTGGGACTAATTATTTAATAGAGCATTCCGCAGGAAGTGGCAAAAGTAATACCATAGCCTGGGCAGCGCATCGTTTATCTTCTTTACATAAAACAGACAATACCCGTTTGTTTGATTCGGTAGTAGTTATTACAGATCGATTGGTATTAGATAGACAATTACAAGACACTATTTACCAGTTTGAACACAAAAAAGGCGTTGTTTTAAAAATAGATAAAGACTCTAAACAATTAGCCGAGGCTTTGGAAAATGGTGTTCCAATTATTATAACCACCTTACAAAAGTTTCCGTTTGTAACGGATCAATTACGAAAACTAGCCGAAGAACGTGGAGAAGAAACAATAGGTTTGCTAAAGACAAAAAATTACGCCATTTTAGTTGACGAAGCCCATAGCTCACAATCAGGAGAAACTGCTGCCGATTTAAAAGAAGTACTTGGAGGCGAAGCCTTAGCACAAGAAGCGCAAGAAAAAGCACAAGAGGAAGAAGCCTACGGTCTAGAGGCTCTTTACCGTAATATGGCAAAACGTGGACATCAAAAAAACATTAGTTTCTTTGCTTTTACAGCCACGCCCAAACATAAAACCATAAAATTATTTGCTACCAATGGCGAACCGCTTCATAAATACACGATGCATCAAGCCATTGAAGAAGGTTTTATCTTAGACGTTTTAGAAAATTATACATCTTATGCTACTTTTTACAAATTGATTAAAGCTTCTGAAGAAGACCCTAAAGTAGAACGCAAGAAGGCTGCTAGAGCCTTAGGTCGCTTTATGCGTTTGCATCCGCACAATATTGCACAAAAAACAGAGGTAATGGTTGAACACTTTTACCAATCGACGCGGCATAAAATAGGAGGTAAAGCAAAAGCAATGGTCGTTACGGGTTCTCGATTAGAAGCGGTTCGCTATAAGCAAAGTTTTGACGAAGTAATTAAAGCCAAAGGCTATAATATAAAATCACTAGTGGCTTTTTCGGGAGAAGTGAAAGACGATAAATTGCCCGACACTCTTTATACAGAAGTTGAAATGAATAAGGGAATCAAAGAAAAAGAGTTACCGGAACATTTTGCTACTCCAGAGTATAGTATTTTATTAGTAGCCGATAAATACCAAACAGGATTTGATCAACCGCTTTTGCATACTATGTATGTAGATAAACGTTTGTCGGGTATTCAATCAGTACAAACTTTATCACGTTTAAATCGTACCCATCCACTCAAAGAAGATACCTTTGTTCTTGATTTTGTAAATGACCGCGAGGAGATTCAAGCAGCTTTTAAAACCTACTATGAAGGTGCTGTACTAGGTCAGGAAGCAGACCCTAATAATTTATATCGTATTCAACAAGAATTATTATTAGAAGATATATTTACTTATGATGATATAAACCATTTTACTGAAATCTATTTTAAACCTAAGGAAAAACAGAGCAACAAGGATCACGAGAATATGAATCATATCTTAGATATTCCTGTTGAAAATTTCAGACATTTTTTACAAGAGCAAAAAGAAGAAGCCGAATTATGGAGAGGTAAAATAACAGCCTATAAAAATTTGTATGCTTTTTTAAGTCAAATTATACCTTATCAGGATTCTGATTTAGAGAAACTATTTATTTTCTTAAGGCATTTATCAAACAAATTACCCAAACGAAATACAGGAGCAGGCTATAATTTTGATGACACGGTTCGTTTAGAATATTATCGCTTACAAAAAATTAGTGAAGGCTCTATAAGTTTAAAAACACCCAAACAATACCAACTTGATGGTCCAACAGATGTTGCTACAGGAATGGTACGAGAAGAATATACCCCTATATCTAGAATTGTAGATGTAGTAAATGAACGTTACGGGACTGATTTTACCCAATCCGATCAATATTTCTTTGATCAAATTATTGAATCAGCCATTGAAAATGATGACATTGTACAAGCAGCACAATCTAATCCACAAGATAAATTTACCTTGATGTTTAAAAATGTTTTACAACAACTATTTTTAGAACGTATAGATCAAAATGAAGATATATTTGCAAGATATATGGAAGAAAAAGATTTTAATAAAACGGTGACTGGATTGTTAGCTAAAGAGGCATTTAATAAGATAAACAAATTACATAACGAATAA
- a CDS encoding HNH endonuclease, producing the protein MRPINKGISPQVFAEYEDAKRPLVDRIGTYCSYCERQIATNLAIEHIFPKDDTLGYSHLRENWDNFLLACVNCNSAKRVKIINEATYLLPDRDNTFIGFEYLETGEVIATSVAPIDTMAQNTIDLVNLNIDEEDLIDETKLFTALLRSGQRVQAWIQAKEALNDYNNGEVNIRRIVREAQSIGFFSIWMKAFEGVPAVRQELINTFIGTETSCFDVNTNSITPRLANHLNHSGKV; encoded by the coding sequence ATGAGACCAATTAATAAAGGAATTTCACCCCAAGTTTTTGCAGAATATGAAGATGCAAAACGACCTTTGGTTGATAGAATTGGCACCTATTGTTCTTATTGTGAAAGACAAATAGCAACCAATTTAGCAATTGAACATATTTTTCCAAAAGACGATACATTGGGTTACAGTCATCTTAGAGAAAATTGGGATAATTTTTTATTAGCTTGTGTCAATTGTAATTCAGCAAAAAGAGTTAAAATTATAAATGAGGCAACCTATTTGCTACCAGATAGAGACAATACCTTCATTGGTTTTGAGTATTTAGAAACTGGAGAGGTTATTGCTACAAGTGTTGCACCAATAGATACTATGGCTCAAAATACGATCGATTTGGTAAATCTAAACATTGATGAGGAAGATTTAATAGATGAAACTAAACTTTTTACAGCCTTACTAAGATCAGGTCAAAGAGTACAAGCTTGGATACAGGCGAAAGAAGCGCTGAATGATTATAATAATGGGGAAGTTAATATTCGAAGAATAGTTAGAGAAGCACAGTCAATAGGTTTCTTTTCTATTTGGATGAAAGCATTTGAAGGCGTTCCTGCTGTTCGACAAGAATTAATCAATACTTTTATAGGCACAGAAACTAGCTGTTTTGATGTAAATACAAATTCAATTACACCAAGACTAGCCAATCACTTAAATCATTCAGGAAAAGTATGA
- a CDS encoding AAA family ATPase, translating to MRIRELSIKNFRALEDDRHFEFHSNITLIAGVNGKGKTAILDALVLALSRLVPQISPSKSRRIKIKESDIAIGKEAMQLTLKTNCAGHPVNFTIDYGSKEISTKLPKRVREIITNAYGDTQRGDDQAPLAVFYTTDRAGYKFPKRLPEIVPSGQAMAYNGALENRLVDYKDLMYRYNVSATNTEAPFNQNTIEAINSAISQFMEDFGDLHVETNPLRLVILKGEKVIDVKQLSDGERAFIALISDLGRRLALANPELENPLLGYGVVLIDEIELHLHPKWQLELLENLRNIFPNIQFILTTHSPFIIQTAREGELISLDNEIVVEPYGKSLEEVSKYVMDIQNTEYSPRIKEMKAVAEKYLTLSSEFKKAGDERKSEIQVELAQLLAPFSDNPAYIALLESKGIITDETN from the coding sequence ATGCGAATTCGAGAGTTAAGTATAAAAAATTTCAGGGCTTTAGAAGATGACCGTCATTTTGAATTCCATTCTAATATTACTTTAATAGCAGGTGTTAACGGAAAAGGGAAAACAGCCATTTTAGACGCTTTGGTTTTGGCTTTATCTCGTTTAGTACCTCAAATATCACCTTCAAAATCAAGAAGAATTAAGATAAAAGAGAGTGATATAGCGATAGGAAAAGAGGCTATGCAACTAACTTTAAAAACAAATTGTGCTGGTCATCCTGTAAATTTTACTATTGATTATGGATCCAAGGAAATCTCAACCAAATTACCTAAAAGAGTAAGAGAGATAATTACTAATGCTTATGGAGACACACAACGCGGAGACGATCAAGCTCCTTTAGCTGTTTTTTATACAACAGATAGAGCAGGTTACAAATTTCCTAAAAGATTACCTGAGATTGTTCCTTCAGGTCAGGCAATGGCTTATAATGGCGCATTAGAAAATCGCTTAGTAGATTATAAAGATTTGATGTATAGATATAACGTATCTGCTACTAATACTGAAGCTCCTTTTAATCAAAATACCATTGAAGCAATCAATTCGGCTATTTCTCAATTTATGGAAGATTTTGGGGATTTACACGTTGAAACCAATCCTTTACGTTTGGTAATCCTAAAAGGCGAAAAAGTTATCGATGTAAAACAGTTGTCGGATGGTGAAAGAGCTTTTATTGCTTTGATTTCTGATTTAGGTCGACGATTAGCCTTAGCCAATCCAGAGTTAGAAAATCCTTTACTTGGATATGGTGTTGTATTAATTGATGAAATTGAGTTGCATCTCCATCCAAAATGGCAGTTAGAACTTTTAGAAAACTTAAGAAACATTTTTCCAAACATTCAATTCATACTTACTACGCATTCTCCATTTATCATTCAAACAGCGCGTGAAGGGGAATTAATATCACTTGACAATGAAATAGTAGTAGAACCTTATGGTAAAAGTTTAGAAGAAGTTTCAAAATATGTGATGGATATTCAAAATACAGAATATAGCCCAAGAATTAAAGAAATGAAAGCGGTAGCTGAAAAATATTTGACTTTATCAAGTGAATTTAAAAAAGCAGGCGATGAAAGAAAATCTGAAATTCAAGTAGAATTAGCTCAATTGTTAGCTCCATTTTCAGATAATCCAGCCTATATAGCATTATTAGAAAGTAAAGGTATTATTACAGATGAGACCAATTAA